The Candidatus Paceibacterota bacterium genome window below encodes:
- a CDS encoding M3 family metallopeptidase, translated as MYWKCALFALLALLVTALAGMAQPTNQIDRLKEFKKRAAAFKSVITLPLFETTSNAIRFELRQTIAVGNAALDRLGALQPREVKFENTVRALDDINYQVSLTADRFGLIKETSTRAALRNAATEALKELQEWTVGLDYREDVYRAIKAYADRKPRLKVEEAKLLAETMRDYRRAGLDLPKPERDEVERLRKSLTRLMTDFESNINKARKTVKFTRAELEGVPDSFLAQAKSGDDEYTVKVNVTWHYQSVMENARREATRKRLLLSRDNLARTENLPLLEKILPLRDDIARKLGYPSWADYQTEIKMARNAAAVVDFLEKLKTGLQPKFDAELAEFRRIKARETGDPNAQVHIWDWRYLNNQLKKEKYNVDAEQLRVFFPYERVLDGMFKIYQTIFGLKFDPVQPPYKWVDDLQLYAVSDAQTGEPLGVFYLDMFPREGKYNHFAHFRLVQGKLLASGKYQRPTVALICNFPSPTKDKPSLLSHSDVETIFHEFGHAMHSMMTRASYARFAGTSVPGDFVEAPSQMLENWVWDKKVLDSFAADYRDPSRKIPADILAQLKAAKLATEGTRYRRQLAFGLTDMALHTQIHTSNATNALPLSNKVLGEVFLPMAPKTAFVAYFGHLMGYDAGYYGYAWADAIAADMATVFERSPNGYFDSAAGRRLRDEIYAPGDSRDANVSIEEFLGRPRSLEPFLRKLGIEK; from the coding sequence ATGTACTGGAAATGCGCCCTGTTTGCTCTGCTCGCCCTCCTTGTAACAGCTCTCGCCGGCATGGCCCAACCCACTAACCAGATAGACCGATTGAAGGAGTTCAAGAAGCGCGCCGCCGCCTTCAAGTCCGTGATCACGCTGCCGCTATTCGAGACGACCAGCAACGCAATCCGCTTTGAGCTGCGTCAAACCATCGCCGTCGGCAACGCCGCCCTGGACCGCCTCGGGGCCCTCCAGCCCCGGGAGGTCAAGTTCGAGAACACGGTTCGGGCCCTGGACGACATCAACTACCAGGTCAGCCTGACCGCCGACCGTTTCGGGCTGATCAAGGAAACCAGCACAAGGGCCGCTTTGCGCAATGCGGCCACCGAGGCGCTCAAGGAACTCCAGGAATGGACCGTCGGCCTGGACTATCGCGAGGATGTCTACCGAGCCATCAAAGCCTACGCCGACCGCAAGCCGAGGCTGAAGGTCGAGGAGGCGAAGCTGCTCGCCGAAACCATGCGCGATTACCGCCGCGCCGGCCTGGACCTGCCCAAGCCCGAGCGCGACGAGGTCGAGCGTCTGCGCAAGAGCCTGACGCGCCTGATGACCGACTTCGAGTCCAACATCAACAAGGCGAGGAAGACGGTGAAGTTCACCCGGGCCGAGCTGGAAGGCGTGCCCGACAGTTTCCTGGCGCAGGCGAAGAGCGGCGATGACGAATACACCGTCAAGGTGAACGTCACCTGGCACTACCAGAGCGTGATGGAAAACGCCCGCCGCGAGGCCACCCGCAAGCGGCTGCTGCTGTCGCGCGACAACCTGGCCCGCACGGAAAACCTACCGCTGCTGGAGAAGATCCTGCCGCTGCGCGATGACATCGCGCGCAAGCTCGGCTACCCGTCCTGGGCCGACTACCAAACCGAAATCAAGATGGCCCGCAACGCGGCGGCGGTGGTTGACTTCCTGGAGAAGCTCAAGACCGGCCTGCAGCCGAAGTTCGACGCCGAGCTGGCCGAGTTCCGCCGGATTAAGGCCAGGGAAACCGGCGATCCCAACGCGCAGGTCCACATCTGGGACTGGCGCTATTTGAATAACCAGCTCAAGAAAGAGAAGTACAACGTGGACGCGGAGCAGTTGCGCGTGTTCTTCCCCTACGAGCGCGTCCTCGACGGCATGTTCAAGATCTACCAGACCATTTTCGGGCTGAAGTTCGACCCGGTCCAGCCGCCCTACAAGTGGGTTGACGACCTGCAGCTCTACGCCGTTTCGGACGCGCAGACCGGCGAGCCGCTCGGGGTGTTCTATCTCGATATGTTCCCGCGCGAGGGCAAATACAATCACTTCGCACACTTCCGTCTCGTCCAGGGCAAGCTCCTCGCCAGCGGAAAGTACCAGCGCCCGACGGTCGCCCTCATCTGCAATTTCCCCTCGCCCACCAAAGACAAGCCCTCGCTGCTGTCGCACAGCGACGTCGAGACGATCTTCCACGAGTTCGGCCACGCCATGCATTCCATGATGACGCGCGCGAGCTACGCCCGCTTCGCCGGCACCAGCGTCCCGGGCGATTTTGTCGAGGCGCCCTCCCAGATGCTGGAGAACTGGGTCTGGGACAAGAAGGTGCTGGACAGCTTCGCGGCCGACTACCGCGACCCTTCCAGGAAGATCCCCGCCGACATCCTGGCCCAGCTCAAGGCCGCCAAGCTCGCCACCGAAGGCACCCGTTACCGCCGCCAGCTCGCGTTCGGCCTGACGGATATGGCCCTGCACACGCAAATCCACACCAGCAACGCCACCAATGCGCTGCCGCTGTCGAACAAGGTCCTGGGCGAGGTGTTTCTGCCGATGGCGCCGAAGACCGCGTTTGTCGCCTATTTCGGGCACCTGATGGGCTATGACGCCGGTTACTACGGCTACGCGTGGGCTGATGCCATCGCGGCGGACATGGCCACGGTCTTCGAGCGCTCTCCCAACGGTTACTTCGACTCCGCCGCCGGCCGCCGGCTGCGCGACGAGATCT